Proteins from one Salinispora arenicola genomic window:
- a CDS encoding (2,3-dihydroxybenzoyl)adenylate synthase yields MTTSHIRPSAAGTVGWPPEMVRRYVAAGYWDGQTLTAPVVAAAAATPEAVALVDGAVRFSYHELAARVDGAALRLRGLGLRPDDRVLVQLPNGWEFIVLTLACLRLGVIPVLALTPHRHHEMSYLAEHAEVRAIAVPARFRGFDHRGMAHDIARAVPTVQRVLVSAGEPDIGAVGATADRAAAVDVDLRALCRPADDVPAARTLLDAAAPDSRAVALMVLSGGTTGLPKLIARTHDDYGCHARRTAEISQFGRDTVYLAVLPMAHSMSLGMLLATLRSGGRVIVASSPAPVTALGLVERERVTATAVVPAIAQSWLNHQEADPRHDLRSVRLLLVGGARLPDQVAERMVPTLTRNLQQGYGMAEGLVCLTRIGDPDDVTTRSQGRPICADDEIILVDEDGRRVPPGEPGVLLTRGPCTPRGYYRAAEHNACAFVGDGWLWTGDIVRIRDDGNVVVEGRDKDMINRGGEKVSAEEVENLAYQVDGVGFAAAVAMPDPDLGELVCLYVVPRDGARVTLADVRSVMESAGVARFKWPERLELVGALPRTNIGKIDKKALRSEVAARLAAEVDRSTPAP; encoded by the coding sequence ATGACCACGAGTCACATCCGGCCGAGCGCGGCAGGTACCGTCGGGTGGCCGCCGGAGATGGTGCGGCGATACGTCGCGGCGGGATACTGGGACGGCCAGACGCTCACCGCGCCCGTCGTGGCCGCTGCGGCGGCCACCCCAGAGGCCGTCGCGTTGGTCGACGGCGCGGTCCGGTTCAGCTACCACGAGCTGGCCGCCCGGGTAGACGGGGCCGCGCTGCGACTGCGCGGGCTCGGGCTACGCCCCGACGACCGGGTGCTCGTGCAACTGCCGAACGGGTGGGAGTTCATCGTCCTGACCCTGGCCTGCCTGCGTCTGGGGGTGATCCCGGTGCTGGCGCTGACCCCACACCGACACCACGAGATGTCCTATCTCGCCGAGCATGCCGAGGTCCGGGCGATCGCCGTACCCGCCCGGTTCAGGGGCTTCGACCACCGGGGGATGGCCCACGACATAGCGCGGGCTGTTCCCACGGTGCAACGGGTACTCGTGTCCGCCGGCGAACCGGACATCGGTGCGGTCGGTGCCACCGCCGACCGTGCCGCCGCCGTCGACGTCGACCTGCGCGCTTTGTGCAGGCCGGCGGACGACGTGCCGGCCGCGCGCACGCTTCTGGACGCCGCCGCCCCGGACAGTCGCGCCGTCGCGCTTATGGTGCTCAGTGGCGGCACCACCGGCCTGCCGAAACTGATTGCGCGGACCCACGATGACTACGGCTGCCATGCACGGCGGACCGCGGAGATCAGCCAGTTCGGCCGGGACACCGTCTACCTCGCCGTGCTGCCGATGGCCCACAGCATGTCACTGGGCATGCTGCTGGCCACGCTGCGCAGCGGCGGCCGGGTGATCGTCGCGTCGTCGCCCGCACCGGTGACCGCGCTCGGGCTCGTCGAGCGGGAGCGGGTCACCGCCACGGCGGTGGTGCCGGCGATCGCGCAGAGCTGGCTCAACCACCAGGAGGCCGATCCCCGCCACGACCTGCGGTCGGTACGGTTGCTGCTCGTCGGTGGCGCCCGGCTCCCCGACCAGGTAGCCGAGCGGATGGTGCCGACCCTGACCCGCAATCTCCAACAGGGGTATGGGATGGCGGAAGGACTGGTCTGCCTCACCCGAATCGGTGACCCGGACGACGTCACCACTCGGTCCCAGGGTAGGCCGATCTGCGCCGACGACGAGATCATTCTGGTGGACGAGGACGGACGTCGCGTACCGCCGGGCGAGCCGGGAGTGCTGCTGACCAGGGGGCCGTGCACCCCGCGCGGCTACTACCGGGCGGCGGAGCACAATGCCTGCGCCTTCGTCGGCGACGGGTGGTTGTGGACCGGTGACATCGTTCGGATCCGCGACGACGGCAACGTGGTCGTCGAAGGCCGCGACAAGGACATGATTAACCGGGGTGGCGAAAAGGTCTCCGCCGAGGAGGTCGAGAACCTGGCGTACCAAGTGGACGGGGTCGGATTCGCCGCCGCGGTGGCCATGCCGGATCCAGACCTCGGCGAGCTCGTCTGCCTGTACGTCGTGCCCCGTGACGGTGCCCGAGTCACGCTGGCCGACGTAAGGTCCGTCATGGAAAGCGCGGGGGTTGCCCGGTTCAAATGGCCGGAGCGGCTGGAACTGGTCGGTGCACTGCCGAGGACCAACATCGGGAAAATCGACAAGAAGGCCCTGCGGTCCGAGGTCGCCGCCCGGCTCGCTGCGGAGGTCGACCGGTCGACGCCCGCCCCCTGA
- a CDS encoding acyl-CoA dehydrogenase family protein: MNFASTAVQDELAEAALHYLTDRYPPARVAEFAEHGAHDVDAWPELVRQGWLDGDLGLVELALLAQANGTALHPVAWWSTMGAALPAYRAAGLEPPGTVSYGDGSSSCRARHDGATWRLDGHLRQVVDAGYAVELVVAATDGYGPALFTVRTDDPGVTLSAHDGLDPLRRSATVQLAGATGRLLLTGPAADAARVAGQRRAVVLACAEAVGVGQRALAMAIEHAQARVQFDRPIGSFQAVAHRLADSYADLELARSLVYRAAVAVADAEADGASGPTESVDDALACAEVSCPAAAVAACESAVQVFGGIGVTWEFPLHWWYRRALWLQSFHRARTDALATVADALLADSVTHRTTDR, translated from the coding sequence ATGAACTTCGCGAGCACGGCCGTGCAGGACGAACTCGCCGAGGCAGCACTGCACTACCTGACCGACCGGTACCCGCCCGCGCGGGTAGCCGAGTTTGCCGAGCACGGGGCGCACGACGTCGATGCCTGGCCCGAACTGGTCCGGCAGGGCTGGCTGGACGGCGATCTCGGCCTGGTGGAACTGGCCCTGCTCGCGCAGGCCAACGGCACCGCCCTGCACCCCGTCGCCTGGTGGTCCACGATGGGCGCGGCGTTACCGGCGTACCGGGCAGCCGGTCTGGAACCACCCGGTACGGTGAGTTATGGCGACGGCTCGTCCTCGTGCCGGGCCCGCCACGATGGTGCGACCTGGCGACTGGACGGTCACCTCCGGCAGGTGGTTGACGCCGGATACGCCGTCGAGCTAGTCGTCGCCGCGACCGACGGGTACGGACCCGCGCTGTTCACCGTGCGCACCGATGACCCGGGCGTGACGCTGTCGGCGCACGACGGCCTGGATCCGCTGCGCCGCTCGGCCACGGTACAGCTGGCCGGGGCCACCGGCCGGCTGCTGCTCACCGGGCCGGCCGCCGACGCGGCCCGCGTCGCCGGGCAGCGCCGGGCGGTGGTGCTGGCCTGCGCGGAGGCGGTCGGCGTCGGGCAGCGAGCGCTGGCAATGGCGATCGAACACGCCCAGGCCCGGGTCCAATTCGACCGCCCGATCGGCTCGTTCCAGGCGGTCGCGCACCGGCTCGCCGACAGCTACGCCGATCTGGAACTGGCCCGTTCCCTGGTGTACAGGGCCGCCGTCGCGGTGGCCGACGCCGAGGCGGACGGCGCCAGCGGGCCGACCGAGTCCGTCGACGACGCTCTGGCCTGCGCCGAGGTGTCCTGCCCGGCCGCTGCTGTCGCGGCCTGCGAGTCCGCGGTGCAGGTGTTCGGTGGTATCGGGGTGACCTGGGAGTTCCCGCTGCACTGGTGGTACCGGCGGGCGCTGTGGCTGCAGTCGTTCCACCGGGCCCGGACAGACGCCCTCGCCACGGTCGCCGACGCACTCCTGGCGGATTCCGTCACACACCGCACCACTGACCGCTGA
- a CDS encoding ferredoxin → MRVVVDYNLCDGNGLCAAVAPDLFEVDEDDQLHVLDERPGAALWDLAEDAAQACPKMAISIEEQR, encoded by the coding sequence ATGAGAGTGGTCGTCGACTACAACCTGTGTGACGGCAATGGTCTGTGTGCCGCTGTCGCTCCCGATCTGTTCGAGGTGGACGAGGACGACCAACTGCACGTACTCGACGAGCGGCCCGGAGCCGCGCTGTGGGATCTTGCCGAGGATGCCGCCCAGGCGTGCCCGAAGATGGCCATCTCGATCGAGGAGCAACGCTGA
- a CDS encoding ATP-binding cassette domain-containing protein, which produces MSRTSQHPADTHDLIQVRGARVNNLDDVSVDIPKRRLTVFTGVSGSGKSSLVFGTIAAESQRLINETYTAFLQQFMPQRSRPDVDALTNLSAAIIVDQERMGANSRSTVGTATDAHAMLRIVFGRLGTPHIGTSSAFSFNTTEGMCPRCEGLGEVSDIDLSQLVNEELSLNDGAIIVPNFNVGSWYWQQMAKSGFYDPDVKLKKFTKAQWDDFLHKPATKIKSGDHKITYEGLVVKVQRLYLSKDRDSVQPHIRAFVDRAVTFTTCADCGGTRLNEAARSSKIDKRNIADCSSMQINDLAEFVRGITDASVAPLVANLRDTLDSMVEIGLGYLSLDRATNTLSGGESQRVKMIRHLGSSLTDITYVFDEPTVGLHPHDIQRMNDLLRRLRDKGNTVLVVEHKPEVVEIADHVVDLGPGAGSGGGTICYTGEVDGLRTSGTLTGRYLDHAVELREKTREATGVLSIRKATLHNLKKVDVDIPLGVLTVVTGVAGSGKSSLIRGSLAGRPGVVLVDQSPIRGSRRSNPATYSGLLDPVRAAFAKANGVKSALFSANSEGACPNCKGIGIVYTDLAMVGSVGTVCEECDGKRFTPKVLTYKLNGKDISQVLDMSVTEALDYFDTKPTRAIVERLADVGLGYLRLGQPLNTLSGGERQRLKLAINMAERTSTYVLDEPTSGLHLADVDQLLALLDRLVDGGNTVIVIEHHQAVMAHADWIVDMGPGAGHDGGEVVFTGTPNDLVTTSDSLTAQHLRDYVGWSKMPARAGKTGR; this is translated from the coding sequence ATGAGCAGGACAAGTCAGCATCCCGCCGACACGCATGACCTCATCCAGGTACGCGGCGCTCGGGTCAACAACCTCGACGACGTCTCGGTCGACATTCCCAAGCGGCGACTGACGGTCTTCACCGGGGTGTCCGGATCGGGCAAGTCGTCGCTGGTCTTCGGAACCATCGCAGCCGAGTCACAGCGGCTGATCAATGAGACCTACACGGCGTTCCTCCAGCAGTTCATGCCGCAGCGCAGCCGTCCGGACGTAGACGCGCTGACTAACCTGAGCGCGGCGATCATCGTCGACCAGGAACGAATGGGCGCGAACTCACGCTCCACGGTGGGCACGGCGACCGATGCCCACGCCATGCTCCGGATCGTTTTCGGCCGACTGGGCACGCCACACATCGGTACGTCCTCTGCCTTCAGCTTCAACACCACCGAAGGAATGTGTCCCCGGTGTGAGGGGCTCGGCGAGGTATCCGACATCGACCTCTCGCAGCTCGTCAACGAGGAACTCTCGCTCAACGACGGTGCGATCATCGTGCCCAACTTCAACGTCGGTTCATGGTATTGGCAGCAGATGGCCAAGTCCGGCTTCTACGACCCGGACGTAAAGCTGAAAAAGTTCACCAAGGCACAGTGGGACGACTTCCTCCACAAGCCAGCCACGAAGATCAAGAGTGGTGACCACAAGATCACCTATGAGGGCCTCGTCGTCAAGGTGCAGCGGCTCTACCTGTCCAAGGACCGCGATTCGGTGCAGCCGCACATCCGTGCCTTCGTCGACCGCGCCGTCACGTTCACCACCTGCGCCGACTGCGGTGGTACCCGACTCAACGAGGCCGCCCGCTCCTCGAAGATCGACAAGAGGAACATCGCCGACTGTTCGTCCATGCAGATCAACGATCTGGCCGAGTTCGTCCGAGGGATCACCGATGCCTCGGTCGCCCCGCTCGTGGCCAATCTGCGGGACACGCTGGACTCTATGGTCGAGATCGGACTGGGCTACCTCAGCCTGGACCGGGCGACCAACACGCTCTCTGGCGGGGAGTCGCAGCGGGTGAAGATGATCCGCCACCTCGGCTCCAGCCTGACCGACATCACCTACGTCTTCGACGAGCCCACCGTCGGGCTACACCCGCACGACATCCAGCGAATGAACGACCTGCTCCGACGGCTGCGCGACAAGGGCAACACGGTGCTGGTCGTGGAACACAAGCCCGAGGTCGTCGAGATCGCCGACCACGTGGTCGACCTGGGGCCGGGCGCCGGCTCGGGCGGCGGCACGATCTGCTACACCGGAGAAGTCGACGGGCTGCGCACCAGCGGCACGCTCACCGGCCGCTACCTCGACCATGCGGTCGAGCTGCGGGAGAAGACGCGTGAGGCCACCGGAGTGCTGTCCATCCGGAAGGCAACCCTGCACAACCTCAAGAAGGTCGACGTCGACATCCCGCTCGGCGTGCTCACCGTCGTCACCGGGGTCGCGGGCTCCGGCAAGAGTTCCCTCATCCGTGGGTCCCTCGCCGGCCGCCCCGGCGTGGTGCTGGTCGACCAGTCCCCCATCCGCGGCTCGCGGCGCAGCAACCCTGCCACCTACTCCGGTCTGCTCGACCCCGTACGCGCCGCGTTCGCCAAGGCCAACGGCGTCAAGTCGGCCCTATTCAGCGCCAACTCCGAAGGCGCCTGCCCGAACTGCAAGGGCATTGGCATCGTCTACACCGATCTGGCCATGGTGGGCTCGGTCGGCACGGTCTGCGAGGAGTGCGACGGCAAGCGGTTCACCCCGAAGGTGCTCACCTACAAGCTCAACGGCAAGGACATCAGCCAGGTCCTCGACATGTCGGTGACGGAAGCGCTGGACTACTTCGACACCAAGCCGACGCGCGCGATCGTCGAGCGGCTGGCCGACGTCGGCCTGGGGTACCTGCGCCTGGGTCAGCCGCTCAACACCCTCTCCGGCGGCGAGCGCCAGCGGTTGAAACTAGCCATCAACATGGCCGAGAGGACGTCGACCTACGTACTCGACGAGCCGACCAGCGGCCTGCACCTGGCCGACGTCGACCAACTCCTCGCGCTGCTCGACCGGCTCGTCGACGGCGGCAACACCGTGATCGTCATCGAGCACCACCAGGCAGTCATGGCCCACGCCGACTGGATCGTGGACATGGGCCCCGGGGCCGGGCACGACGGCGGCGAGGTGGTGTTCACCGGCACCCCGAACGATCTGGTGACCACCAGCGACTCGTTGACCGCCCAGCACCTGCGCGACTACGTCGGCTGGTCGAAAATGCCGGCCCGGGCCGGCAAGACCGGGCGCTGA
- a CDS encoding LLM class flavin-dependent oxidoreductase, which yields MPLELHWFLPLHGDGREVAKPSSGSGTPGARRDPDLDYLTQVALAVERFGFSGMLTPFGLFCEDPWVMASALSTRIHQVRFMIALRPGFVSPVLAAQQAATFQRVTGGRLQLNLVTGGDVDEQRRYGDWLTHDQRYERATEFLDVFNRAWTGERFDYHGTHYQVQGGLVTRPHPVRPLTFVGGSSEQAQRLAARHGDVFIAWGEPPAGVAELVADARRFADEQKRRIGYGSRFHVISRDTSAEAWRVAGQLVDGMDPGRIEQAQRRFRSTESVGQRRMAALHGGSTAALEVYPNVWAGYGLVRPGVGTALVGSHEEVAERIEEYHSLGLDHLILSAHPHLEEAYAFGEGVLPLLRKHGIVAEPGR from the coding sequence ATGCCGCTCGAATTGCACTGGTTCCTGCCGCTGCACGGAGACGGCCGGGAGGTCGCGAAACCGTCCAGCGGATCGGGGACCCCGGGTGCGCGCCGCGACCCGGACCTCGACTATCTGACCCAGGTCGCGCTCGCCGTGGAGCGGTTCGGCTTCAGCGGGATGCTCACCCCGTTCGGGCTGTTCTGCGAGGATCCGTGGGTCATGGCGTCAGCCCTGTCGACCCGTATCCACCAGGTGCGGTTCATGATCGCACTACGACCGGGGTTCGTGTCGCCGGTGCTGGCCGCCCAACAGGCCGCGACGTTCCAGCGGGTCACCGGTGGACGGCTGCAACTCAACCTGGTCACCGGAGGCGATGTCGACGAGCAGCGGCGCTACGGCGACTGGCTTACCCACGACCAGCGCTACGAGCGCGCCACGGAGTTCCTCGACGTGTTCAACCGGGCCTGGACGGGCGAACGCTTCGACTACCACGGCACCCACTACCAGGTCCAGGGTGGATTGGTGACGCGGCCCCATCCGGTCCGTCCGCTGACCTTCGTCGGGGGGTCTTCGGAGCAGGCACAACGCCTGGCCGCGCGGCACGGCGACGTCTTCATCGCCTGGGGCGAGCCCCCGGCCGGGGTGGCTGAGCTGGTCGCCGACGCCCGCCGGTTCGCCGACGAGCAGAAACGTCGGATCGGGTACGGCAGCCGTTTCCACGTCATCAGCCGGGACACCTCGGCGGAGGCGTGGCGGGTGGCGGGGCAACTGGTCGACGGGATGGATCCGGGGCGCATTGAGCAGGCGCAGCGACGGTTCCGCAGCACCGAGTCGGTGGGCCAGCGTCGGATGGCGGCGCTGCACGGCGGCAGTACGGCGGCGCTGGAGGTCTACCCCAATGTGTGGGCGGGGTACGGCCTGGTCCGGCCCGGTGTGGGTACCGCGTTGGTGGGCAGCCACGAGGAGGTCGCCGAGCGAATTGAGGAATATCACTCGCTCGGTCTGGACCACCTTATCCTGTCGGCGCACCCGCACCTGGAGGAGGCGTATGCCTTCGGCGAGGGGGTCCTGCCGCTGCTGCGCAAGCACGGCATCGTGGCCGAGCCGGGACGGTAG
- a CDS encoding MaoC family dehydratase, whose translation MTDAHPDHTVERCTNPLWVNSVVELVDRVGQHLGHSSWHRVDQRLIDAFADATGDRQWIHVDPARASVGPYGTTVAHGLLVLSLVPKLVYEVYRVAGVRAVVNYGLERVRFPAPVRAGSRLRAAVELISVTDCHGGVHVVSRVTVEIDGTTKPACVADTVTRFYH comes from the coding sequence ATGACCGACGCGCACCCGGACCACACCGTCGAGCGGTGTACCAACCCGCTATGGGTGAACTCGGTGGTCGAACTCGTCGACCGGGTGGGGCAGCACCTCGGACACAGCAGCTGGCACCGTGTCGACCAGCGCCTCATTGACGCCTTCGCCGACGCCACCGGTGACCGGCAGTGGATCCACGTCGATCCGGCGCGCGCCAGCGTGGGCCCGTACGGCACCACGGTCGCCCACGGTCTGCTGGTGCTCTCGCTGGTCCCGAAGCTGGTGTACGAGGTCTACCGCGTCGCGGGCGTACGGGCGGTGGTCAACTATGGGCTGGAGCGGGTCCGGTTCCCCGCGCCGGTACGCGCCGGCTCGCGGCTACGGGCCGCCGTCGAGCTGATCAGTGTCACCGACTGTCACGGCGGGGTGCATGTGGTCAGTCGTGTCACGGTCGAGATCGACGGCACAACCAAGCCTGCCTGCGTCGCGGACACAGTCACCCGCTTCTACCACTGA
- a CDS encoding SgcJ/EcaC family oxidoreductase, translated as MTTSTPASTFAGPTPEEQAEIAAVPAQMIKTWAAHDADAFADLFVEDGTLILPGRYKKGREEIRSFMAKSFQGPYQGSRVIGEPIDIKPLGPGAVALITQGGVIQAGEEQLTDKAAIRASWILVKRDGRWRLAVYHNCPRNPPS; from the coding sequence ATGACCACCAGCACTCCGGCGTCAACCTTCGCGGGACCCACCCCCGAGGAGCAGGCCGAGATCGCGGCCGTACCGGCCCAGATGATCAAGACTTGGGCGGCGCACGACGCGGACGCGTTCGCAGACCTGTTCGTCGAGGACGGCACCCTGATCCTGCCCGGCCGCTACAAGAAGGGGCGGGAGGAGATCCGGTCGTTCATGGCGAAGTCGTTCCAGGGCCCCTACCAGGGTAGCCGGGTCATCGGCGAGCCCATCGACATCAAGCCGCTGGGACCCGGCGCGGTTGCGCTGATCACTCAGGGTGGCGTCATCCAGGCCGGTGAGGAGCAGTTGACCGACAAGGCGGCCATCCGGGCCTCCTGGATCCTCGTGAAGCGCGACGGGCGGTGGCGGCTGGCCGTCTACCACAACTGCCCGCGCAACCCGCCGTCCTGA
- a CDS encoding acyl-CoA dehydrogenase family protein, giving the protein MVLETDVRSPEQLVERASQIAPTLKKNASWTEENRRLHDETIEALADAGVFRLRVPKRYGGYEADTRTLVEVGAVLGQADASPSWVASVYWIPTWMAGLFPDEVQDEVFATPDVRICGTLSPSAMAAPAEGGIVVNGKWGFMSGAHHAHWQEIVAVLVTPDSQPLPVLALVPMSELQIVDDWQTSGLRGTGSVSTVAQDVFVPQARVLPLPAVLQGQSASVANAGSALYRSPLLPVASASSVGTLVGLARAARETFLARLPERKITYTNYEHQADAPLTHLQVADAAVRIDEAEFHAHRLAGLVDQKCAEGSEWTMEERARARGAMGAVGARAKEAVDTLAGASGGTSIYDGVPIQRIVRDAHAASLHALMHPSTNAELYGRVLCGLEPNTLYI; this is encoded by the coding sequence ATGGTGCTGGAAACCGACGTGCGGTCACCGGAGCAGCTCGTGGAACGGGCCTCCCAGATCGCCCCGACGCTCAAGAAGAACGCCAGTTGGACGGAGGAAAACCGGCGCCTGCACGACGAGACGATCGAGGCTCTCGCCGACGCCGGGGTGTTCCGGCTGCGGGTGCCGAAGCGCTACGGCGGCTACGAGGCGGACACCCGTACCCTGGTCGAGGTCGGAGCGGTCCTCGGTCAGGCCGACGCGTCGCCGTCGTGGGTGGCCTCGGTCTACTGGATCCCCACCTGGATGGCCGGCCTGTTCCCCGACGAGGTGCAGGACGAGGTCTTTGCCACGCCCGACGTGCGGATCTGCGGCACCCTCAGCCCGAGTGCCATGGCCGCGCCGGCCGAGGGCGGCATTGTCGTTAACGGGAAGTGGGGCTTCATGAGCGGTGCCCATCACGCCCACTGGCAGGAGATCGTGGCGGTTCTGGTCACGCCCGACAGCCAGCCGCTACCGGTGCTGGCTCTGGTGCCCATGTCCGAGCTGCAGATCGTTGACGACTGGCAGACCTCCGGGCTTAGGGGCACGGGCAGCGTCAGTACGGTCGCGCAGGACGTGTTCGTGCCGCAGGCCCGGGTGCTGCCGCTGCCGGCGGTCCTGCAGGGTCAGTCCGCCTCGGTGGCCAACGCGGGCAGCGCCCTGTACCGGTCTCCTCTGCTTCCGGTCGCGTCGGCCTCCTCGGTCGGCACGCTCGTCGGGCTTGCCCGGGCCGCTCGGGAGACGTTCCTGGCCCGGCTGCCGGAGCGCAAAATCACCTACACCAACTACGAGCACCAGGCCGATGCCCCGTTGACCCACCTCCAGGTGGCCGACGCGGCGGTACGCATCGACGAGGCCGAGTTCCACGCGCACCGGCTGGCCGGCCTGGTTGACCAGAAGTGCGCCGAGGGCTCGGAATGGACCATGGAGGAACGGGCTCGGGCCCGGGGCGCGATGGGTGCCGTCGGTGCACGCGCGAAGGAGGCGGTGGACACCCTGGCTGGGGCCAGCGGTGGCACGTCCATCTACGACGGCGTGCCGATCCAGCGCATCGTGCGCGACGCGCACGCGGCGAGCCTGCACGCGTTGATGCACCCCTCGACCAACGCGGAACTCTACGGCCGCGTGCTCTGCGGCCTCGAGCCCAACACCCTGTACATCTGA
- a CDS encoding acyl-CoA dehydrogenase family protein: MRLVDTDDEAAFRATLRQWLRDNLPAGVPHSWDTEQRRAWSRRLHTAGYAGITWPREHGGRGLSPSYQAVYAEESALAGAPDHVNVIGIGMVGPTLIRLGSPEQQQAFLPRILSGEVIFSQGFSEPDAGSDLASVRTLARRHPDGWVLDGEKVWSSYAHLADYCLLLARTDEAPTRHRGLTCFLLDMRAPGVQVRPLRQMSGDTDFNQILLDSVVVPADAVLGEVGAGWRVAMTTLAHERGTFGITLTSRLAAELGRLVETVRAVGASDCPIVRREIAQLHIEVQALRYTGYRALTALERTGTPGPESSVLKLRWSLANQRLATLAVRVLDGRPGTDDWYGYWRRQLLRSRTNTIEGGTSEILRGIVAERVLGLPRSH; the protein is encoded by the coding sequence ATGCGGCTTGTGGACACGGATGACGAAGCGGCCTTCCGGGCGACGCTGCGCCAGTGGCTACGCGACAACCTCCCCGCTGGTGTACCGCACTCCTGGGACACCGAGCAGCGCAGAGCCTGGAGCCGGCGACTGCACACCGCCGGCTACGCGGGCATCACCTGGCCCCGCGAGCACGGCGGACGCGGTCTGTCCCCCTCGTACCAGGCGGTGTACGCCGAGGAGAGCGCCCTTGCTGGCGCACCCGACCACGTCAACGTCATCGGGATCGGCATGGTGGGACCCACGCTGATCCGTCTCGGCTCGCCGGAGCAGCAGCAGGCATTTCTGCCCCGCATCCTCTCCGGTGAGGTGATCTTTAGTCAGGGCTTCTCCGAGCCGGATGCCGGAAGCGATCTGGCCTCGGTCCGGACCCTCGCCCGCCGGCACCCCGACGGCTGGGTGCTGGACGGCGAAAAGGTGTGGTCGTCGTATGCCCACCTGGCCGACTACTGTCTCCTGCTGGCCCGTACCGATGAGGCACCCACGAGACACCGTGGACTCACCTGCTTCCTGCTGGACATGCGCGCACCGGGGGTCCAGGTACGCCCGCTGCGTCAGATGTCGGGGGACACGGACTTCAACCAGATCCTGCTGGACTCCGTGGTCGTGCCCGCCGACGCCGTGCTCGGTGAGGTCGGCGCCGGGTGGAGGGTCGCGATGACGACGCTCGCGCACGAGCGGGGAACCTTCGGCATCACTCTCACCTCGCGTCTGGCCGCCGAACTCGGCCGGCTCGTGGAGACGGTACGGGCGGTTGGGGCGAGTGACTGCCCGATCGTCCGGCGGGAGATCGCCCAGTTGCACATCGAGGTCCAGGCGCTGCGGTACACCGGGTACCGCGCCCTGACGGCCCTGGAGCGTACCGGCACCCCTGGGCCGGAGAGTTCGGTGCTGAAGCTGCGCTGGTCGCTGGCGAATCAGCGACTGGCCACCCTGGCGGTACGGGTCCTCGACGGCCGGCCCGGCACCGACGACTGGTACGGGTACTGGCGCCGGCAGTTGTTGCGTAGCCGGACCAACACCATCGAGGGCGGGACGTCGGAGATCCTGCGCGGCATCGTGGCCGAGCGGGTGCTCGGCCTGCCCCGCTCACACTGA